From one Triticum aestivum cultivar Chinese Spring chromosome 4B, IWGSC CS RefSeq v2.1, whole genome shotgun sequence genomic stretch:
- the LOC123090839 gene encoding microsomal glutathione S-transferase 3, which produces MAVSVELTKEYGYVVLTVVAYAFLNFWMSFQVGAARKKYKVFYPTMYATEAENKDAKPFNCVQRGHQNSVEMMPLFFTTLLLGGLQHPVIAAALGLLYTVARFFYFKGYTTGVRESRHKLGGLNYPAIFGLIICTASFGINLIIREAI; this is translated from the exons ATGGCGGTGTCGGTGGAGCTGACGAAGGAGTACGGCTACGTGGTGCTCACCGTGGTGGCCTACGCCTTCCTCAACTTCTGGATGAGCTTCCAGGTCGGCGCCGCCCGCAAGAA GTACAAGGTGTTCTACCCCACCATGTACGCCACCGAGGCCGAGAACAAGGATGCCAAGCCCTTCAACTGCGTCCAG AGGGGGCACCAGAACTCGGTTGAGATGATGCCGCTCTTCTTCACCACGCTGCTGCTCGGTGGCCTGCAGCACCCGGTCATCGCCGCCGCGCTGGGGCTCCTCTACACCGTCGCCAGATTCTTCTACTTCAAGGGCTATACCACCGGCGTCCGGGAAAGCCGCCACAAGCTTGG GGGTCTCAACTACCCAGCAATATTCGGACTGATCATATGCACGGCGTCGTTCGGCATCAACCTTATCATCAGGGAGGCGATTTAA